A window of Mycolicibacterium fluoranthenivorans contains these coding sequences:
- a CDS encoding carboxylesterase/lipase family protein: MSLVAELPTIVATSHGKLRGSTEGSVGVWRGVGYAEQPLGELRFRGPAPLQPWSGVRDALEHGPLPPQGRSFVGGGRDDPKMRDEACLTVTVWSPDVSGSLPVMVWIPGGAFVYGAGQLQLYNGSRLARNGDVVVVNVTYRLGVFGGFELGDLGDGFDDNLCLRDQIAALQWVRDNIAAFGGDPQRVTVFGESAGATSVLALLASPAAEGLFTRAIAQSPALPLIADRQTRARQAQTFLEELGADVDHLKQLPQRRLRRAAGVVQAASAADTPTLAFGLTHGVDLLPRHPIEAARAGAVHAIPLIIGTNSHEASMFAWGKPPMLPTTLESIDGFFARRAPQARNRVLGAYPAYPRRRALVDFGSDAMFGAPTWAFADAYSAHAPVHMYRFDHTTWTLRALGLGATHGSEIVHIQHSYGSYLGRKLHPLGRRVQPAVGRRMQRSWLEFARGGLDEWPFYDAQRRATRLIGSARDVTVEDPDERRRAAWAGVY, encoded by the coding sequence GTGTCTCTCGTCGCTGAACTTCCGACGATCGTGGCGACCTCGCACGGCAAGCTGCGCGGCAGCACCGAAGGCAGTGTCGGGGTGTGGCGCGGTGTCGGCTACGCCGAACAGCCGTTGGGGGAGCTGCGTTTCCGGGGGCCGGCGCCCCTGCAGCCGTGGTCGGGGGTGCGCGATGCTCTCGAGCACGGTCCGCTGCCGCCGCAGGGCCGGTCCTTCGTGGGGGGTGGCCGGGACGACCCCAAGATGCGGGATGAGGCCTGTCTCACGGTGACCGTGTGGTCGCCGGACGTGTCGGGCTCGTTGCCGGTGATGGTGTGGATCCCCGGTGGCGCGTTCGTCTACGGTGCCGGGCAGCTGCAGTTGTACAATGGGTCCAGGCTGGCCCGTAACGGCGATGTGGTGGTGGTCAACGTCACCTACCGGCTCGGGGTGTTCGGTGGCTTCGAGCTGGGCGACCTGGGCGACGGCTTCGACGACAACCTGTGTCTGCGTGACCAGATCGCTGCGCTGCAGTGGGTGCGCGACAATATCGCGGCGTTCGGCGGTGACCCGCAGCGTGTCACCGTATTCGGCGAATCTGCCGGTGCCACATCGGTATTGGCGCTGCTGGCCAGTCCGGCCGCCGAGGGATTGTTCACCAGGGCGATCGCGCAGAGTCCCGCGCTGCCGCTGATCGCCGACCGGCAGACCAGGGCGCGGCAGGCGCAGACCTTTCTCGAGGAGCTCGGCGCCGACGTCGACCATCTCAAACAGCTGCCGCAGCGCCGGTTGCGCCGCGCCGCCGGTGTGGTGCAGGCGGCCAGCGCCGCCGACACGCCGACGCTGGCCTTCGGGCTCACCCACGGTGTCGACCTGCTGCCACGGCATCCCATCGAGGCGGCCCGGGCCGGCGCGGTGCACGCCATCCCGCTGATCATCGGTACCAACAGTCATGAGGCGTCGATGTTCGCGTGGGGCAAACCCCCGATGCTGCCGACCACGCTGGAGTCGATCGACGGATTCTTCGCGCGCAGGGCGCCGCAGGCACGCAATCGGGTGCTCGGCGCGTACCCGGCCTATCCGCGCCGCCGGGCACTGGTGGATTTCGGGTCCGATGCCATGTTCGGCGCCCCGACCTGGGCGTTCGCCGACGCCTACAGTGCCCATGCGCCGGTGCACATGTACCGGTTCGACCACACCACCTGGACGTTGCGTGCCCTGGGCCTGGGCGCCACGCACGGCAGCGAGATCGTGCACATTCAGCACAGCTACGGCTCTTATCTGGGCCGTAAGCTGCATCCACTGGGCCGGCGGGTGCAGCCCGCGGTCGGCCGGCGGATGCAGCGTTCGTGGCTGGAGTTCGCCAGGGGCGGGCTGGACGAGTGGCCGTTCTACGACGCGCAGCGCCGGGCCACCCGGCTGATCGGCAGCGCACGGGACGTGACGGTGGAGGACCCCGACGAACGCCGGCGTGCGGCCTGGGCCGGCGTGTACTAG
- a CDS encoding SRPBCC family protein encodes MYPCEPVDLDFISEAPFRFVSTVDLAITPEQVFEVLSDAESWPHWASVITKVTWTSPQPYGVGTTRTVHMRGGIIGDEEFLSWEPHSHMAFRFNQASTNSIAAFAEDYWVVPTEGGCNLTWVMAMKPNGTAARLGMTAGRPVMGWLFQRFLHNLRRYTDRRYAC; translated from the coding sequence ATGTATCCGTGCGAACCCGTGGATCTGGACTTCATCTCCGAGGCACCGTTCCGTTTCGTCAGCACCGTCGACCTCGCCATCACACCGGAGCAGGTGTTCGAGGTGCTCTCCGACGCCGAATCCTGGCCGCACTGGGCCTCCGTGATCACCAAGGTGACCTGGACCAGCCCGCAGCCGTACGGCGTCGGCACCACCCGCACCGTCCACATGCGTGGCGGCATCATCGGCGATGAGGAGTTCCTGTCCTGGGAACCGCACAGCCATATGGCTTTCCGGTTCAATCAGGCCTCGACCAACAGCATCGCGGCGTTCGCCGAGGACTACTGGGTGGTGCCCACCGAAGGCGGCTGCAACCTGACCTGGGTGATGGCGATGAAGCCCAACGGCACCGCTGCCCGTCTCGGCATGACCGCGGGCCGCCCGGTGATGGGTTGGCTGTTCCAGCGATTCCTGCACAACCTGCGCCGGTACACCGACCGGCGTTACGCCTGCTAG